TTAAATGCAATAATATTTTATTATAAACAGAATTCTGCAAGTTCAACTTTTATTAATTCCTCAGTAATCCCTTATTTTAACACTCAAGAATAGTGCGGTTTTTGAATGTTTTAAATATAAGTAAATAATGTATTAAACGAATTTATTTATGCTTTTTATCGCACAAACTATTCAATTCCGGATGTTGGGTTTTGACTCAATTTGATAAGGCAATGTAAAATAAAATGTACTCCCGGTTCCTTCAAGCGATTCCAGCCAAATTCTACCTCCTAAGATTTCAACATAAGCCTTTGATATTGACAACCCTAAGCCAGCACCCTGCAAGGCCATTCTGTCAGAAATATCGGCCTGTACAAAACGTTCAAATATGGCTTCCTGCCTGTCTTTCGGAATACCGGATCCACTATCTCTTATATAAATCTGAAGAAATTTATCCTTAACATCATACCCCATTTCAATCGTTCCGTGAGAAGTATATTTAACGGCATTTTTAACCAGGTTTGTTAATATTGAGTACACTTTTTCACGATCAGTTCGAACAATGAGCTTTTCCATCTTCGGCTTATTCTGAAAAAGAAAACGAATTCCTTTCGCTTCAATTTCCGGCTTAAAAAAAGTATAGATATACTGCATTTGATCCATGATATCCGTCTCCTGAATATATACTTCAACTTGTCCCGATTCGATTTTTGAAATGCTAATTATGTCGTTGATGATGTTTAGCATTCGGGCACCACTTTTTTCAATTATGTTTATGTAATTCTGTTGAACTTCTCCACTCAGGCCCGGCTCTTTTAACAAATCGGCAAATCCAAGAATTCCGTTCATAGGAGTGCGAATTTCATGGCTCATATTGGCTAAAAATGCTGATTTTAACCGATCAGACTCATTTGCTTTTTCAATCTGCAAATCGCGTTCTTTAATAATTTCTTGTAATTGGTTTTTATGTAAGTTAAGCTTACGAGTTCGCCATTTTATTAATGCAACAACAAGTAGTACACTGCATAAACCAAAAACAAAACGGGCAAATATCGTATTCCACCACGGATGCGAAATAGTAAACCTATACTCAATTGGCTGACTCCATTTTTGTGCATCGCCAATGGCACGCAGTATAAAGGTGTAATTTCCGGCAGGCAGGTTTCTGTAATCTGCTTTGAACTCCTGGCTTGGTTTACTCCAATTTTCATTAAGCCCTTCCAATTTATACGAATAACGAATTTTATAGGGAGCGGACCAGTCTATTGCCGAGAAATAAAATGTAAGATGATTTTTGAAATACGGAAGTGGTTTATTTTGATGAAAACTCAGCAATTCGTAGGATCGTTCTGATTGAAAAACATCAACATTTTCACTTCTATTTCCTGATTTTTCAATAAACTCTTCATTTATTTCCAATCGATTAAGTTGTACACTTGGTGCGTTTTCATTTAATCTGAAATTATTTAAATCGAGAATGGAAAGGCTTTTTCCACCTCCCCACCAGATACGGTTATCGCTGTCGAGCAAAACACTATTTTTATAAAAATCAATTCCTTTTATTCCATCCAATTCATTGTAGCTGTGTATTTTTGGATGGATGTAATCGAATTCTACGGGCTCCTGTATTCTTGTTTTTTCAGCGCGATTAACTGAAGATCCATAATTTGTATTGGAAGATACCAGTATCAAATTGATTCCTTTTTGGGTACTGGCCCAAATGTTATTGTTGCCATCTTCTATTACCGACCGAACAGAATTATCACTTAGTCCTTCTTGTGTAGTGTAACAAACAAAATGCTTCCCATTAAACATACAAAGCCCGCCACCATCGGTACCAAACCACAGATTATTCCGGCTGTCTTCAAAAATAGTTAAAACAGAATTATCACTTAGTCCTTCTTTTTCGGTGAAATGCATCAAGGTTTTGCCGTTAAACCGCGTAACTCCTCCATCGTTAGTCCCAAACCACAAATTCCCATTATGGTCTTTAAATATACAATTCACGCTGTTACTACTTAAGCCCTCCTTCTCGGTGAACTGCGTAAATTTTCCGTTCGATAACATTGAAATTCCTTCGTTCTGACTTGCAAACCAAATATTTCCATCGTTATCTTCGCAAACCGAATTAATATAATCCTCGCAAAGGCCTTCTTTGGCAGTGTAATGAACATAAGTATCACCATCAAATTTTGTAACACCTCCTTCACCCGTTCCAAACCAAATATTCTGTTTACTATCTTCATACACGGCATACACATAGTTATTGCCTAAGCCTTGCTTTTCGGTATAATGCTTAAACACATCGTTCTGCAATTTGCTAACTCCTTTCCACGATCCAAACCAAATGTTTTTATGGCTGTCTTCAAGCATCGAAAAAATGTGATTATCATATAAACCCTGATCTACGGTGTAGCTTGCAAACAAATTATCAGCATAAATACTTACTCCACCTCCCCATGTTCCCATCCAAAAATTCCCGGAGTGATCCTTTAGAATAACATTTATGTCTTTGTAACTTAATCCTTGTTCCTCGGTTAAATTCATAAATGTTTTTCCGTCGTAAATACTTACACCTTCCCAAGTTCCGAACAGAATCTTCCCACTTTCGTCTTCAACTATGGAATTAATACTATTGTAAACCAAACCTTCTTTTTCAGTATAAGTTGTAAGGTATTTCCCGTCATACTTACAAACTCCACTTCCCCATGTTCCAAACCAAAAATTCCCTCTACTATCTTCCACAATAGGAAGCACACTATTGTTGGGAAGTCCATCTTCTTCGGTAAAAGAAATAAATGTGTTATTGTGCAATATGGTAATACCTCCTCCATTTGTTCCAAACCAGACTCTACCCTGACTATCTTCCATAATATAGCGTACAATGTTATTCGTCAGTCCTTCCCCGGTGGTGTAGTTTATAAATGTTTTTCCGTTGTATTTGCACACACCTCCCCCATTGGTTCCAAACCACAAGTTGTTCTTGCTGTCTTCGTAAATAAATAAAACCTGATTGTTACTCAATCCCTCTGCCTCGGTAAAATGAATGAAGCTTTTTCCATCGTACATACAAACTCCTCCATCAGTGCCCAGCCAAATGTTTCCATTTTTATCTTCAAATAAAGCTCTAATGGTATTGTTACACAATCCTTCTTTTTCGGTAAAAACATTGTAAGTAATTCCATTATAAATACTCACTCCTCCATCCTTTGTTCCAAACCAGATATTATGATGTCTATCCTCCAGAATGGCAAGAATATATGACGAATTCAAACCTTGCTCAACATCTACATATTTTATATTCAACATGTTTCTGTCCTTTTGCTTGGGAGGAAGCGCAAGAGTAGAAACTGGATTTTTAGAAGGAACAATTTTACCGTTGAAGTTTAGTTCCACTCCTGTTGGGACAGTATCACCCACCGAATTTTTTAAAACCAAATTGTGGTTTTTATCTTCGGTTTTAACTGCTCTCAATTGGTTAAAATCTATTGAAATACGACTTAAGGGTTCCGGAATTTTTTCGGTTTGTTTGGCAAGCTGTGTTTGATAAGGGTCAGTTGAAGGGATTTCTCTGGGCAAAAGAACTGTTCCCGGATCGATGTTCTTTCCTATTGCAACAATAGGTTTCCCTGAGAGAACTGTATCGCCAAAATTATTAATTAGCGGCCTGATAAGGTCTCCACTAACAGTATTCAGTTTATATCCGATGCAAGTATCTAAATTAACAACTGAGGCTGGAGGGTATAAACCAGTGGATTCAATTATTTTACTCGCCTTATTATTTTGACAAGATGACAATAAGAAAATCAAAGGCAGATATATGAATACATTCTTCAAAAAAATAGTTGTATTGGTTTTCCAATCAAATATATAAATATTTTCCTATTGATTTTTTTTGCAAAAAGCGAAGCTTTTAAACCTGAGAATACATGCAAATGAAAAATATTTTTATATTTGCACACGCATTTGGGGGATTAGCTTCCCGATTAAAATCGGGACAGGCACTTCGCTAATCCAATAATAGTAAATGCAAACAGTAAAAATAATTTGGGGGATTAGCTCAGTTGGCTAGAGCGTTTGACTGGCAGTCAAAAGGTCATCGGTTCGATTCCGATATTCTCCACAAACAAAAAAGACTTTACATTGCTGTAAAGTCTTTTTTGTTTTATGTATTCTTTTGTTTCTATTTGAACAACAGAGGCGCGAATGTATTTAAATACACACGCCAATTTGCCCAGGTATGGCCACCTTCAGTAACAAAGAAGGTGTGTTCCAGTCCATTATCAGTAAGTTTCTGATCCAGTTTCTGAGCACTTTCCCATAAAAAATCACTATTTCCACAGGCAAGCCAGTACAATTTATAACCCGCAGTTTTCAGGCCTTGTAATTGTTTATCCACATCGGGTTGTTCTCCCCACAAACCCATACTTAAGGGACAAATGTACTGGAATGTTCCGGGATAAGTGTTGGCTGCAGCAATGGTATGCCCGCCTCCCATTGAAAGACCTGCAATAGCACGATGGTCTGGATCGGCAATTACACGGAAATTCTTTTCAATGTATGGTACAATGTCTTTTACAATGCTGTTTACATATAGATTGCGGTTGGCAGGGTCTCTAAAATCAAGTTCACTCACGGGCAACTGGGTAGTTTGTGCTGCCATCTGATTTGGATTTCCGTTTGGCATTACACAAATCATTGGTTCAGCAAGGCCTTTTTCAATCAGGTTATCCAAAA
The sequence above is a segment of the uncultured Draconibacterium sp. genome. Coding sequences within it:
- a CDS encoding alpha/beta hydrolase-fold protein → MNRKPTVSPEIGETEVTFRFMAPKADSVKITGGFTPTVKMKTSFGEMDVPGPLDLVKDETGLWSITLPLPEPELYTYSFIVDGISANDPNNTFMQRDGSRYLSVLLVPGTKTENYFEANKRGNLHQVWYDSPTLKLNRRMFVYTPYGYETSNKDYPVLYLLHGAGGDEDAWSSMGRTRQILDNLIEKGLAEPMICVMPNGNPNQMAAQTTQLPVSELDFRDPANRNLYVNSIVKDIVPYIEKNFRVIADPDHRAIAGLSMGGGHTIAAANTYPGTFQYICPLSMGLWGEQPDVDKQLQGLKTAGYKLYWLACGNSDFLWESAQKLDQKLTDNGLEHTFFVTEGGHTWANWRVYLNTFAPLLFK
- a CDS encoding two-component regulator propeller domain-containing protein is translated as MKNVFIYLPLIFLLSSCQNNKASKIIESTGLYPPASVVNLDTCIGYKLNTVSGDLIRPLINNFGDTVLSGKPIVAIGKNIDPGTVLLPREIPSTDPYQTQLAKQTEKIPEPLSRISIDFNQLRAVKTEDKNHNLVLKNSVGDTVPTGVELNFNGKIVPSKNPVSTLALPPKQKDRNMLNIKYVDVEQGLNSSYILAILEDRHHNIWFGTKDGGVSIYNGITYNVFTEKEGLCNNTIRALFEDKNGNIWLGTDGGVCMYDGKSFIHFTEAEGLSNNQVLFIYEDSKNNLWFGTNGGGVCKYNGKTFINYTTGEGLTNNIVRYIMEDSQGRVWFGTNGGGITILHNNTFISFTEEDGLPNNSVLPIVEDSRGNFWFGTWGSGVCKYDGKYLTTYTEKEGLVYNSINSIVEDESGKILFGTWEGVSIYDGKTFMNLTEEQGLSYKDINVILKDHSGNFWMGTWGGGVSIYADNLFASYTVDQGLYDNHIFSMLEDSHKNIWFGSWKGVSKLQNDVFKHYTEKQGLGNNYVYAVYEDSKQNIWFGTGEGGVTKFDGDTYVHYTAKEGLCEDYINSVCEDNDGNIWFASQNEGISMLSNGKFTQFTEKEGLSSNSVNCIFKDHNGNLWFGTNDGGVTRFNGKTLMHFTEKEGLSDNSVLTIFEDSRNNLWFGTDGGGLCMFNGKHFVCYTTQEGLSDNSVRSVIEDGNNNIWASTQKGINLILVSSNTNYGSSVNRAEKTRIQEPVEFDYIHPKIHSYNELDGIKGIDFYKNSVLLDSDNRIWWGGGKSLSILDLNNFRLNENAPSVQLNRLEINEEFIEKSGNRSENVDVFQSERSYELLSFHQNKPLPYFKNHLTFYFSAIDWSAPYKIRYSYKLEGLNENWSKPSQEFKADYRNLPAGNYTFILRAIGDAQKWSQPIEYRFTISHPWWNTIFARFVFGLCSVLLVVALIKWRTRKLNLHKNQLQEIIKERDLQIEKANESDRLKSAFLANMSHEIRTPMNGILGFADLLKEPGLSGEVQQNYINIIEKSGARMLNIINDIISISKIESGQVEVYIQETDIMDQMQYIYTFFKPEIEAKGIRFLFQNKPKMEKLIVRTDREKVYSILTNLVKNAVKYTSHGTIEMGYDVKDKFLQIYIRDSGSGIPKDRQEAIFERFVQADISDRMALQGAGLGLSISKAYVEILGGRIWLESLEGTGSTFYFTLPYQIESKPNIRN